The following coding sequences lie in one Aythya fuligula isolate bAytFul2 chromosome 17, bAytFul2.pri, whole genome shotgun sequence genomic window:
- the TESC gene encoding calcineurin B homologous protein 3 isoform X2 → MGSAHSVPAEMRALADRTGFTSEQIEHLHRRFRQLSRDQLTIRKENFDSIPDLEFNPIRAKIVHAFFDKRPIEMNMDEEQLDRFRKEKLKFLFHMYDSDHDGKITLQEYRNVVEELLSGNPHLEKESARSIADGAMMEAASICVGQMGPDQVYEGITFEDFLKMWQGIDIETKMHVRFLNMETIAHCY, encoded by the exons aTGGGCTCCGCGCACTCGGTGCCCGCCGAGATGCGGGCGCTGGCCGACAGGACCGGCT TCACCTCGGAGCAGATCGAGCACCTGCACCGGCGATTCAGGCAGCTGAGCCGGGACCAGCTGACGATCCG CAAGGAGAACTTCGACAGCATCCCCGACCTGGAGTTCAACCCCATCAGGGCCAAAATCGTCCATGCCTTTTTTGACAAGCG ACCCATCGAGATGAACATGGACGAGGAGCAGCTGGATCGCTTCCGGAAGGAGAAACTCAAAT TCCTCTTCCACATGTACGACTCGGACCACGACGGGAAGATCACGCTGCAGGAGTACCGAAAT gtggtggaggagctgctgtCCGGGAACCCCCACCTGGAGAAGGAGTCGGCGCGCTCCATCGCCGACGGGGCCATGATGGAGGCAGCCAGCATCTGCGTGGGACAAATG GGCCCGGACCAGGTGTACGAGGGCATCACCTTCGAAGACTTCCTGAAG ATGTGGCAGGGGATCGACATCGAGACCAAGATGCACGTCCGCTTCCTCAACATGGAGACCATCGCGCACTGCTACTGA
- the TESC gene encoding calcineurin B homologous protein 3 isoform X1, producing the protein MGSAHSVPAEMRALADRTGFTSEQIEHLHRRFRQLSRDQLTIRKENFDSIPDLEFNPIRAKIVHAFFDKRNLRQESSGLADEINFEDFLTIMSYFRPIEMNMDEEQLDRFRKEKLKFLFHMYDSDHDGKITLQEYRNVVEELLSGNPHLEKESARSIADGAMMEAASICVGQMGPDQVYEGITFEDFLKMWQGIDIETKMHVRFLNMETIAHCY; encoded by the exons aTGGGCTCCGCGCACTCGGTGCCCGCCGAGATGCGGGCGCTGGCCGACAGGACCGGCT TCACCTCGGAGCAGATCGAGCACCTGCACCGGCGATTCAGGCAGCTGAGCCGGGACCAGCTGACGATCCG CAAGGAGAACTTCGACAGCATCCCCGACCTGGAGTTCAACCCCATCAGGGCCAAAATCGTCCATGCCTTTTTTGACAAGCG GAACCTGCGGCAGGAGTCGTCGGGGCTGGCGGATGAGATAAACTTCGAGGACTTCCTGACCATCATGTCCTACTTCAGACCCATCGAGATGAACATGGACGAGGAGCAGCTGGATCGCTTCCGGAAGGAGAAACTCAAAT TCCTCTTCCACATGTACGACTCGGACCACGACGGGAAGATCACGCTGCAGGAGTACCGAAAT gtggtggaggagctgctgtCCGGGAACCCCCACCTGGAGAAGGAGTCGGCGCGCTCCATCGCCGACGGGGCCATGATGGAGGCAGCCAGCATCTGCGTGGGACAAATG GGCCCGGACCAGGTGTACGAGGGCATCACCTTCGAAGACTTCCTGAAG ATGTGGCAGGGGATCGACATCGAGACCAAGATGCACGTCCGCTTCCTCAACATGGAGACCATCGCGCACTGCTACTGA